The Sinomonas sp. P10A9 genome includes a window with the following:
- a CDS encoding IS110 family transposase: MFIERTSVGLDVHARSVAAAAIDGVTGELVQARLAPSEEAIRAWLAGLPGPLAVVYEAGPTGFGLSRALTSQGVRCVVAAPSKLQRPSGDRVKTDARDAVHLARLLRLDEVTAVAVPTVGQESARDLVRAREDCRGDLMRARHRLSKLLLRHGIVYQGGDAWTGAHDAWLRRDAAPALGPGATRMAFDSEYEAVQLVRARRDRLDRTIGELAAGSEFSPIVHRLGCLRGVSTLTGFALAVEIGDWHRFTGATIGSFVGLTPSEHSSGASRAQGPITKTGNSHVRRLLVEAAWHHRARYMVGKTMRDRWELAPAAARVRGDQGNRRLHERWVGFLDRRKRPTVANVAVARELAGWCWSLAVMDDD, encoded by the coding sequence GTGTTCATTGAGCGTACGAGTGTTGGGCTGGATGTGCACGCCCGTTCGGTTGCCGCGGCGGCGATCGACGGCGTGACCGGCGAGCTGGTGCAGGCCAGGCTCGCCCCGTCGGAGGAGGCGATCAGAGCATGGCTCGCCGGGCTGCCGGGCCCGCTCGCCGTGGTCTACGAGGCCGGCCCGACGGGGTTCGGACTTTCGAGGGCCTTGACCTCACAGGGGGTCAGGTGCGTGGTCGCCGCCCCGTCCAAGCTGCAGCGGCCCTCGGGGGATCGGGTGAAGACCGATGCCCGGGACGCGGTCCACCTGGCCAGGCTGCTGCGCCTGGACGAGGTCACTGCCGTTGCTGTCCCGACCGTGGGGCAGGAGTCCGCACGGGATCTCGTCCGTGCCCGGGAGGACTGCCGCGGGGACCTGATGCGGGCCCGGCACCGCCTCTCGAAGCTGCTGCTGCGGCACGGGATCGTCTACCAGGGCGGCGATGCCTGGACCGGGGCCCATGACGCGTGGCTGCGCAGGGACGCGGCCCCGGCGCTGGGCCCTGGGGCGACCCGGATGGCGTTCGACTCCGAATACGAGGCTGTCCAGCTGGTCAGGGCCCGTCGGGACCGGCTGGACCGTACGATCGGGGAGCTCGCCGCGGGAAGCGAGTTCTCCCCGATCGTGCACCGTCTGGGCTGCCTGCGCGGGGTCAGCACCCTGACCGGGTTCGCCCTTGCGGTCGAGATCGGGGACTGGCACCGGTTCACCGGAGCCACGATCGGCTCCTTCGTGGGCCTGACCCCCTCCGAGCACTCCTCCGGGGCCTCGCGGGCGCAGGGACCGATCACCAAGACCGGCAACTCCCACGTCCGCCGCTTGCTGGTCGAGGCCGCCTGGCACCACCGCGCCCGCTACATGGTCGGCAAGACCATGCGGGACCGGTGGGAGCTGGCCCCGGCCGCGGCGCGGGTCCGGGGCGATCAGGGCAACCGGCGCCTGCACGAGAGGTGGGTCGGCTTCCTCGACCGCCGCAAGCGCCCGACCGTGGCCAACGTCGCCGTCGCCCGCGAGCTGGCCGGCTGGTGCTGGTCCCTGGCAGTCATGGACGACGACTGA
- a CDS encoding DUF2871 domain-containing protein produces MLNRLLTTSFVFAAVGLASGLFFRAWSKAFHFDGQTQLALAHTHFLALGFTVTFLAFLAEKAFRFSAAAPRVSSWFVWTWVLGVAVTGGMMVLKGALEVTGADVSSPAFAGIAGLGHVLLTAAFVLFFLALRRSMVASGVSTHDAGGSPSASLPGGGAPSRSAS; encoded by the coding sequence ATGCTCAACAGACTCCTCACCACCTCGTTCGTGTTCGCCGCCGTGGGCCTTGCCTCGGGCCTGTTCTTCCGCGCGTGGAGCAAGGCCTTCCACTTCGACGGCCAGACCCAGCTCGCCCTCGCGCACACGCACTTCCTGGCGCTCGGCTTCACGGTCACGTTCCTGGCCTTCCTCGCCGAGAAGGCCTTCCGGTTCTCTGCCGCGGCCCCGCGGGTGTCGTCGTGGTTCGTGTGGACTTGGGTGCTCGGCGTGGCCGTGACTGGCGGCATGATGGTGCTCAAGGGCGCCCTTGAGGTGACCGGCGCGGATGTGTCCTCGCCCGCGTTCGCGGGGATCGCCGGGCTGGGCCACGTCCTGCTGACGGCCGCCTTCGTCCTGTTCTTCCTCGCCCTCCGCCGGTCGATGGTTGCCTCCGGCGTCTCCACGCACGACGCCGGTGGCTCGCCGTCGGCTTCCCTGCCCGGCGGCGGCGCGCCGTCGCGATCCGCTAGCTGA
- a CDS encoding 1-phosphofructokinase family hexose kinase: MIVTLTANPSLDRTVELGGPLERGEVQRAVSVRQESGGKGVNVARALRASALETLAVLPGDAGDPVLAGLSATGVPFVALPIGAPLRSNVALTEPDGVTTKVNEPGPELSSELQEQLLSLLVDRARGATWVVLAGSLPPGVPEDFYATAAQRLRAAADGSAPRIAIDSSGAPLAASLKGKPELLKPNADELAELAAMVGLHDAGTPAELEASPERAAKAARALVDAGVGAVLATLGSKGAVLVTADGAWYATHSPIKAVSTVGAGDSSLAGYLLADSIGADAEGRLRQAVAHGAAAASLPGSTVPAANQTTPSAVNITAL, from the coding sequence ATGATCGTGACCCTCACCGCGAACCCTAGCCTTGATCGTACGGTCGAGCTCGGCGGTCCCCTCGAGCGGGGAGAGGTGCAGCGCGCAGTGTCCGTGCGGCAGGAGTCAGGGGGCAAGGGCGTCAACGTTGCCCGCGCCCTGCGGGCCTCCGCCCTTGAGACCCTCGCCGTGCTTCCCGGAGACGCCGGCGATCCGGTCCTCGCCGGGCTCAGCGCGACGGGCGTGCCCTTCGTCGCCCTCCCCATCGGCGCTCCGCTTCGCTCCAACGTGGCCCTCACCGAACCGGACGGGGTCACTACCAAGGTCAACGAGCCGGGCCCCGAGCTCTCCTCCGAGCTCCAGGAGCAGCTGCTCTCCCTTCTCGTCGATCGGGCCCGGGGCGCCACATGGGTGGTCCTCGCCGGCTCGCTTCCTCCGGGTGTTCCGGAGGACTTCTATGCCACGGCTGCCCAGCGCCTGCGCGCTGCTGCCGATGGGTCCGCTCCGAGGATTGCCATCGACTCGTCGGGCGCCCCGCTCGCGGCGTCGCTGAAGGGCAAGCCGGAGCTGCTCAAGCCCAACGCGGACGAGCTCGCCGAGCTGGCCGCGATGGTAGGCCTGCACGACGCCGGCACCCCGGCCGAGCTTGAGGCCTCACCGGAGCGCGCGGCCAAAGCGGCCCGTGCGCTTGTGGATGCCGGCGTCGGAGCGGTGCTCGCGACGCTCGGTTCGAAGGGGGCCGTCCTCGTGACGGCAGACGGCGCGTGGTACGCCACGCACTCCCCTATCAAGGCCGTCAGCACCGTCGGTGCCGGCGACTCCTCCCTGGCCGGGTATCTCCTGGCCGACTCCATCGGGGCGGACGCCGAGGGCCGCCTGCGCCAGGCAGTGGCCCATGGGGCCGCCGCCGCGTCCCTGCCGGGATCCACCGTCCCGGCAGCGAACCAGACCACCCCCTCAGCCGTGAACATCACGGCCCTGTAG
- a CDS encoding PTS fructose transporter subunit IIABC yields the protein MTELIAPELVVLDASLGSSPADVIRHLAGLVADAGRATEVEGLFADAYAREQKTATGVPGGIAIPHCRSAAVTEPSLAMARLSETVDFGAKDGNADLVFFIAAPEGADQEHLKLLAKLARSLIKKDFTAALRAAATREDVVALVNDALGLGPAGATTAAAGAGAAAQVGLANAASGGHKRIVAVTACPTGIAHTYMAADSLVAAGKEKGIDVQVETQGSAGSTPLPQSVINAADAVVFAVDVDVRDKERFAGKPYVQSPVKRGIDEPGVMLDEALKIAADPSGRRVAAAAGGSSSASASGSDRAESGGAKLKRVLLTGVSYMIPFVAGGGLLIALGFLLGGYDITKYADTIVLKNNLFNLPAEFGPQAWGPLGAYLGAVLFKIGALSMGFLVPALAGYMGYALADRPGIAPGFVAGAVAGFMGAGFLGGIVGGLLAGYTAHWLASLPAPRWLRGLMPVAIIPLLASIVASGLMFVVLGGPIAWITTWLNTQLTGMSGAAAVTLGIILGLMMCFDLGGPVNKVAYAFAVAGLSAASADNAAPYHIMAAVMAAGMVPPLAMALATVLDHKNFNATEHENGKAAWLLGASFISEGAIPFAAADPLRVIPASMLGGAITGALSMAFGAGSKAPHGGIFVFFAIDNFVMWVISIAVGVVVTALATIGLKRYVGKKAPQAAEAVPVAA from the coding sequence ATGACCGAACTCATCGCCCCCGAGCTCGTGGTGCTCGACGCGTCGCTGGGCTCCTCGCCCGCCGACGTGATCCGGCATCTGGCCGGCCTCGTGGCCGACGCTGGCCGCGCCACCGAGGTGGAGGGCCTGTTCGCTGACGCATACGCCCGCGAGCAGAAGACCGCCACCGGGGTACCTGGCGGGATCGCGATCCCGCACTGCCGCTCCGCCGCGGTGACGGAGCCGTCGCTCGCGATGGCCCGCCTCTCCGAAACTGTCGATTTCGGCGCCAAGGACGGCAACGCCGATCTCGTCTTCTTCATCGCCGCGCCCGAGGGCGCAGACCAGGAGCATCTCAAGCTCCTCGCCAAGCTCGCCCGAAGCCTCATCAAGAAGGACTTCACGGCAGCCCTCCGCGCGGCAGCAACCCGCGAAGACGTCGTGGCGCTGGTGAACGATGCCCTCGGGCTCGGTCCCGCGGGCGCGACGACGGCAGCCGCCGGCGCTGGAGCCGCAGCACAGGTCGGCCTCGCGAATGCTGCCTCGGGCGGCCACAAGCGCATCGTCGCCGTCACCGCCTGCCCGACGGGCATCGCCCACACCTATATGGCCGCCGATTCGCTCGTGGCCGCGGGCAAGGAGAAGGGCATCGACGTGCAGGTCGAGACCCAGGGCTCGGCCGGTTCGACGCCGCTGCCCCAGTCGGTGATCAACGCCGCAGATGCAGTAGTCTTCGCGGTCGATGTGGATGTCCGGGACAAGGAGCGCTTCGCGGGCAAGCCGTACGTTCAGTCTCCCGTCAAACGCGGCATCGATGAACCGGGCGTCATGCTCGACGAGGCGCTGAAGATCGCCGCCGATCCGAGCGGCCGGCGCGTCGCCGCGGCGGCCGGCGGATCGTCGTCGGCCTCGGCCTCGGGCTCCGACCGCGCTGAATCGGGCGGCGCCAAGCTCAAGCGCGTGCTCCTCACCGGCGTGAGCTACATGATCCCGTTCGTGGCCGGCGGTGGCCTGCTCATCGCGCTCGGCTTCCTCCTTGGCGGGTACGACATCACGAAGTACGCGGACACGATCGTCCTGAAGAACAACCTGTTCAACCTGCCGGCGGAGTTCGGGCCGCAGGCCTGGGGGCCGCTGGGCGCGTATCTGGGCGCCGTACTCTTCAAGATCGGTGCCCTCTCGATGGGCTTCCTCGTCCCGGCCCTGGCCGGCTACATGGGCTATGCCCTGGCTGACCGTCCCGGCATCGCCCCCGGCTTCGTGGCCGGTGCCGTTGCGGGCTTCATGGGCGCTGGCTTCCTCGGCGGCATCGTGGGCGGTCTCCTGGCCGGCTACACGGCGCACTGGCTCGCGTCCCTCCCCGCGCCGCGCTGGCTCCGCGGGCTCATGCCGGTCGCCATCATCCCGCTCCTGGCATCGATCGTTGCTTCGGGACTCATGTTCGTAGTGCTCGGCGGTCCGATCGCCTGGATCACCACGTGGCTCAACACGCAGCTCACCGGCATGAGCGGCGCTGCAGCCGTGACGCTCGGAATCATCCTCGGCCTCATGATGTGCTTCGACCTCGGCGGTCCGGTCAACAAGGTCGCCTACGCGTTCGCCGTCGCCGGTCTCAGCGCTGCAAGCGCCGACAACGCAGCGCCCTACCACATCATGGCCGCCGTCATGGCTGCGGGTATGGTTCCACCGCTCGCCATGGCCCTCGCCACGGTTCTCGACCACAAGAACTTCAACGCCACGGAACACGAGAACGGCAAGGCGGCGTGGCTGCTCGGTGCCTCGTTCATCTCTGAAGGCGCCATCCCGTTCGCCGCGGCGGACCCGCTGCGCGTCATCCCGGCCTCGATGCTCGGCGGCGCCATCACGGGTGCGCTCTCAATGGCGTTCGGCGCTGGCTCCAAGGCCCCGCACGGCGGCATCTTCGTCTTCTTCGCGATCGACAACTTCGTGATGTGGGTCATCTCGATCGCGGTGGGCGTCGTGGTGACGGCTCTGGCCACGATCGGCCTCAAGCGCTACGTTGGCAAGAAGGCGCCCCAGGCTGCCGAAGCCGTTCCCGTCGCCGCCTAG
- a CDS encoding DUF445 domain-containing protein, translating to MVTLNRLLGTPPGLSPADAERAAALRRMKTLALSLLLGMAVVFAVSFALQGQYAWLQYVRAASEGGMVGALADWFAVTALFRHPLGLPIPHTAIIPTRKDAIGASLSGFVRDNFLSSAVVRAKLDTVDVARKAGTWLASPGGAERVSKEGAAVIRGAFTVLNDDDVQSVIEGMVRKHLLTPPWGPPLGRVAEQVFEAGHHHQLVDLLVDRAADWVAANYATVTRVVTDRSPSWVPNFANDLVGDKVYIELSKFVAAVQSDPNHQARQSIDAYLRSLALDLQHEPAMIARVEGIKAQVLGDPQVRSLAGRTWATIKRVLLEAVSDPRSELHQRFTTAVRDFGARLVEDEELAGKVNAWVADAAAYIVATYRDDIAGVIEDTVARWDAEETSQKIELQVGKDLQFIRINGTVVGALAGVLIFAVAHAIFGG from the coding sequence ATGGTGACGCTGAATCGGCTCCTTGGCACCCCGCCGGGCCTCAGTCCGGCCGACGCCGAGCGGGCCGCCGCGCTGCGCCGGATGAAGACCCTCGCCCTGTCCCTCCTGCTCGGGATGGCGGTCGTGTTCGCCGTGTCCTTCGCGCTCCAGGGCCAGTACGCGTGGCTTCAGTACGTGCGGGCGGCCTCCGAGGGCGGGATGGTGGGTGCCCTCGCGGACTGGTTCGCCGTGACCGCGCTGTTCCGGCACCCACTCGGGCTGCCCATCCCCCACACCGCGATCATCCCCACCCGCAAGGACGCGATCGGCGCTTCGCTGAGCGGGTTCGTGCGGGACAACTTCCTCTCCTCGGCCGTCGTGCGGGCGAAGCTCGACACCGTCGACGTCGCCCGCAAGGCGGGCACCTGGCTGGCGAGCCCCGGGGGCGCCGAGCGCGTCTCGAAGGAGGGTGCCGCAGTCATCCGCGGTGCCTTCACCGTTCTGAATGACGATGACGTGCAGTCTGTCATCGAGGGCATGGTCCGGAAGCACCTGCTCACCCCGCCGTGGGGGCCCCCGCTCGGCCGGGTGGCCGAGCAGGTCTTCGAGGCCGGGCACCATCACCAGCTCGTAGACCTCCTCGTGGACCGTGCCGCCGACTGGGTCGCCGCGAACTACGCGACCGTCACCCGCGTGGTCACGGACCGCTCGCCCTCATGGGTGCCGAACTTCGCGAACGATCTCGTGGGAGACAAGGTCTACATCGAGCTGTCCAAGTTCGTTGCGGCCGTGCAGTCCGACCCGAACCACCAGGCGCGCCAGTCCATCGACGCCTACCTGCGCTCGCTCGCGCTGGACCTCCAGCACGAGCCGGCGATGATCGCCCGGGTCGAAGGCATCAAGGCGCAGGTACTCGGAGACCCGCAGGTCCGCAGCCTCGCGGGCCGCACGTGGGCCACCATCAAGCGCGTGCTCCTCGAGGCCGTGTCCGACCCACGCAGCGAGCTGCACCAGCGGTTCACGACGGCGGTGCGGGACTTCGGCGCCCGGCTCGTCGAGGACGAGGAACTGGCCGGGAAGGTCAACGCGTGGGTGGCCGATGCCGCCGCCTACATCGTGGCGACGTACCGCGACGACATCGCCGGAGTCATCGAGGACACCGTCGCGCGGTGGGATGCCGAGGAGACCTCGCAGAAGATCGAGCTCCAGGTCGGCAAGGACCTCCAGTTCATCCGAATCAACGGCACCGTAGTCGGCGCCCTCGCCGGGGTGCTCATCTTCGCCGTGGCACACGCCATCTTCGGGGGGTAG
- a CDS encoding DUF6458 family protein, protein MGIGASIFLIAIGAILSFALTPGLIPFIDQALVGYILMGVGVLGLIMTLALLNSGTRRRVSSSRRIVDPETGDTVTHRDIRDI, encoded by the coding sequence ATGGGCATCGGTGCGTCAATCTTCCTCATTGCCATCGGGGCGATCCTGTCCTTCGCCCTCACGCCGGGACTGATCCCCTTCATCGACCAGGCCCTCGTGGGCTACATCCTCATGGGCGTGGGGGTGCTCGGGCTCATCATGACCCTTGCCCTGCTCAACTCCGGCACCCGCCGCCGCGTGAGCTCGTCCCGCCGGATCGTCGATCCGGAGACCGGAGATACGGTCACCCACCGCGACATCCGGGACATCTGA
- a CDS encoding HPr family phosphocarrier protein: MAERTATIGSRVGLHARPAAIFAEAAGQAGLEVTIAKPGEPAEEAMDASSILSLMSLGAEYGQQVILRADGPGADQALDHLVTVLETDHDAE; this comes from the coding sequence ATGGCAGAACGCACCGCGACCATCGGCTCACGCGTCGGCCTCCACGCCCGCCCCGCCGCCATCTTCGCCGAAGCCGCCGGACAGGCAGGCCTCGAAGTCACCATCGCCAAGCCCGGCGAGCCCGCCGAGGAGGCCATGGACGCCTCCAGCATCCTCTCCCTCATGTCCCTCGGCGCCGAATACGGCCAACAGGTCATCCTCCGCGCCGACGGCCCCGGCGCGGACCAGGCCCTCGACCACCTCGTCACCGTCCTCGAAACCGACCACGACGCCGAATAG
- a CDS encoding putative PEP-binding protein: MDQFHGVGVTPGRVVGRVRQMPAPVSEPGVGSGLGAGASVEGEGERIRAASRAVQSALKARAAAASGDARGVLEATALMAADPVLVKGAVRLLDPGADGGGRSAERAVWESGAAVAAKLKSLGGYMAERAADVLDVRARIVAELRGLPAPGIPESVEPFVLAAHDLAPADTATLDPGRVIALITSGGGPQSHTAILARSLGLPAVVAAPGVEGIPDGTEVYVDGAAGTVQTGPGQPERDAAAAWAVAAAALAGGFAGANRLADGHPVPLLANVATGADAAKAAAAGAEGVGLLRTEFCFLDRDTEPSHAEQVAAYTAVFAQFPGKKVVIRTLDAGADKPLPFLTNTEEPNPALGVRGYRTDWTSPGVLARQLAAIAQAAAQSEAEVWVMAPMIATTEEAAHFTALAKDAGLPTAGVMVEVPSAALTSGHILARTDFASLGTNDLTQYAMAADRMLGPLAHLNDPWQPAVLHLIKATCDGAAAATAATGTPKPVGVCGEAAADPALAAVLVGLGVTTLSMSPRALTAVNRVLATITLHQAQTLAEAALTAPDAHTARTGARSHLPILNELGL; encoded by the coding sequence ATGGATCAGTTTCACGGTGTCGGTGTGACTCCGGGGCGGGTTGTGGGGCGGGTGCGGCAGATGCCGGCGCCGGTGTCGGAGCCTGGTGTGGGGTCGGGTCTGGGCGCGGGTGCGTCGGTGGAGGGTGAGGGCGAGCGGATCCGGGCGGCGTCCAGGGCCGTCCAGTCGGCCCTGAAGGCCCGTGCCGCGGCGGCGTCGGGGGACGCGAGGGGCGTGCTGGAGGCCACTGCCCTGATGGCCGCGGACCCGGTGCTGGTCAAGGGCGCCGTGAGGCTGCTGGACCCGGGCGCCGACGGCGGGGGCCGGTCCGCGGAGCGGGCCGTGTGGGAGTCCGGTGCGGCGGTGGCGGCGAAGCTGAAGTCCCTGGGCGGGTACATGGCCGAGCGGGCCGCGGACGTCCTGGACGTCCGGGCCCGGATCGTCGCGGAGCTGAGGGGCCTGCCGGCCCCGGGGATCCCGGAATCGGTGGAGCCGTTCGTGCTGGCCGCGCACGACCTGGCCCCGGCGGACACGGCCACCCTGGACCCGGGAAGGGTCATCGCCCTGATCACCTCCGGCGGGGGCCCGCAGTCCCACACCGCGATCCTGGCCCGGTCCCTGGGCCTGCCCGCGGTCGTGGCCGCGCCCGGGGTCGAGGGCATCCCGGACGGGACCGAGGTCTACGTCGACGGCGCCGCCGGGACCGTGCAGACCGGGCCTGGGCAGCCGGAGCGGGACGCCGCGGCGGCGTGGGCGGTGGCCGCCGCGGCCCTGGCCGGCGGGTTCGCCGGGGCCAACCGGCTCGCGGACGGGCACCCCGTGCCCCTGCTGGCCAACGTCGCCACCGGGGCGGACGCGGCCAAGGCCGCCGCGGCCGGGGCGGAGGGCGTGGGCCTGCTGCGCACCGAGTTCTGCTTCCTGGACCGGGACACCGAGCCCTCCCACGCCGAGCAGGTCGCCGCCTACACCGCGGTCTTCGCCCAGTTCCCCGGGAAGAAGGTCGTCATCCGCACCCTGGACGCCGGCGCGGACAAGCCCCTGCCCTTCCTGACCAACACCGAGGAGCCCAACCCCGCCCTCGGCGTGCGCGGGTACCGCACCGACTGGACGAGCCCGGGCGTCCTGGCCCGCCAGCTCGCCGCGATCGCCCAGGCCGCCGCACAGAGCGAGGCCGAGGTGTGGGTCATGGCCCCCATGATCGCCACCACCGAGGAGGCCGCGCACTTCACGGCGCTGGCGAAGGACGCCGGCCTGCCCACCGCCGGGGTCATGGTCGAGGTCCCCTCCGCGGCCCTGACCTCCGGGCACATCCTGGCCCGCACGGACTTCGCGTCCCTGGGCACCAACGACCTCACCCAGTACGCCATGGCCGCGGACCGCATGCTCGGGCCCCTGGCCCACCTCAACGACCCCTGGCAGCCCGCCGTCCTGCACCTGATCAAGGCCACCTGCGACGGCGCCGCCGCCGCCACCGCCGCCACCGGCACCCCCAAGCCCGTCGGGGTCTGCGGGGAAGCCGCCGCAGACCCCGCCCTGGCAGCGGTCCTGGTCGGACTCGGCGTCACCACCCTGTCCATGTCCCCCCGCGCCCTCACCGCCGTCAACCGCGTCCTGGCCACCATCACCCTCCACCAGGCCCAGACCCTCGCCGAGGCGGCCCTCACCGCCCCCGACGCCCACACCGCCCGCACCGGCGCCCGCTCACACCTGCCCATCCTGAACGAACTCGGCCTCTGA
- a CDS encoding DeoR/GlpR family DNA-binding transcription regulator: MFAEERQRLVADRVAEVGRVSVTELAERFSVTTETVRRDLAALESAGALRRVHGGAVPAERGVTSEVSLLERQIQNLLEKHAIAEAAAELVASSRAGSVLLDAGSSTEELAERLMGTRPDGNSLVIVTNALPIADKLAADPNLNVQLLGGRIRPLTRAAVGPATVEAVERLRPDLAFVGTNGLHAAFGLSTPDAEEAGVKAAFVRCARRVVALVDHTKFGVETLVQFARLDQLDAIVTDRAPEGDVAAALAEAGVEVVEAGTP, encoded by the coding sequence ATGTTCGCCGAAGAGCGCCAGCGGCTCGTTGCGGACCGCGTCGCCGAGGTCGGGCGTGTGAGCGTCACCGAGCTCGCCGAGCGGTTCTCTGTCACCACCGAGACCGTGCGGCGTGACCTCGCGGCGCTCGAGTCAGCCGGTGCCCTGCGCCGGGTCCACGGCGGCGCTGTCCCCGCCGAGCGCGGCGTCACCTCCGAGGTGAGCCTTCTCGAGCGGCAGATCCAGAACCTGCTCGAGAAGCATGCCATCGCGGAGGCGGCGGCGGAACTCGTGGCATCGTCCCGCGCGGGCAGCGTGCTGCTCGACGCCGGAAGTTCCACGGAGGAGCTTGCGGAGCGCCTCATGGGCACGCGTCCTGACGGGAATAGTCTCGTGATCGTGACCAACGCGCTGCCCATCGCAGACAAGCTCGCCGCGGACCCGAACCTCAACGTCCAGCTCCTCGGAGGCCGGATCCGGCCGCTCACCCGGGCGGCCGTCGGCCCGGCGACGGTCGAAGCCGTTGAACGGCTGCGCCCCGACCTCGCCTTCGTGGGGACCAACGGCCTGCATGCCGCGTTCGGGCTCAGCACGCCTGACGCAGAGGAGGCAGGGGTCAAGGCCGCGTTCGTCCGCTGCGCCCGGCGTGTCGTGGCCCTCGTGGACCACACCAAGTTCGGCGTCGAGACCCTCGTGCAGTTCGCCCGGCTCGACCAGCTGGACGCCATTGTGACGGACCGGGCCCCTGAAGGGGACGTGGCCGCGGCGCTCGCCGAGGCCGGAGTTGAAGTTGTGGAGGCTGGCACACCATGA